AGTTTCTAAGTCTCATAAGGACGCCAATTTTCTGACTGGCTTTTTTTACAAATCATGTTAATGTGCTCTGAAAAATTCAGCTCAGAATCTGTTGTGACACCTGTTATCATCGTTTTGGCTGTAGCCAATATTCATAACGTAGTGTTTGGTAGTACTATATCGTAAACTCAAAAAAGTTTCAAACCAGCAATATTGAAGTTACATGTAGTAATTCGTGACATGTATTGGAACACCAATCCCGGTTTCCCCCATCTCCTTCAATGTTTATATTTGACAACTACCATTATcactggtcccagaggtttttcttgagccgcgaaaAAGCCACATAGCGGCGAAGACGAGCTATCTCGCAGCTGAAGAAAAACTTCTGGTGACCAGGGTGGCAGTAGCCCGAAAAATTCTTAAACAACATTGAATTGACTGAATTGGGGaattgtaacacgatgattctacACCATTCGTTTCGTTTTCCCACTAAATGTGTCTAGTATTGAGAGTCGTTCCAGaaaaatgaagggggtagtttctaaagaaactgtggtgctgcatcggtggggaagtagtatacaaaaatttggttttattaacggagttgataatgtacagCCCCCGGacgaccaccgtacagagattccaaaagctttcagaatctctgaacggtggtcaatttacattatcaactctgttgataaaaccaaattttcgttcCAGAAAAAGATACGCCTTTTGCATTTATGAAGGCTTCTTAGTTAAGTTACTCATCGTATAAAGGAACATTTACAGACTTGTGCATTAATTTTTGACAGTTTTACCTCTCTTCACTTGCGCCAACATTCAACATTAGCTATTTACATACGTTTTGTCTGATCATATAGTTGTTGTTTATAGTCGGGCAGATTAGTTTAACCACCGAACCATGTGTTTTGCAAAACCGATGTATTGGACGAAACCGTTCGGATGTCTCACGGCGAGAACCCaatcaaagttttttttctaagaacGTTCGTTGACACTAGATTAATGGTAAGTACTGTATGGTTCTCAGTGGGTAAaagttcttttaaattttactaACCAAATGGTCCACAGCTGTCAATTTTACCAGAAAGTTCTTTGATGCAAAGATTTATGTGATAAATTGACAGCTGTGGACCATTTACTAAGTAGAATTTGAAATTGCCTTCAACCTCTTAAGTGCAAAATAGCCCTCCGGCTTTAGATATATTTGAGTCACTATTCAATAGAAGCAGGTATCACATCGCTTTGCGGTCAAGTTTCCGTATTTcaagttgaattttaatatatgatTAGACTAATGCTCATGGTTTTCTCAGATGAATCAAAGTTTTTTTCACAAAGTTGAGGACATGAAAATATGATTTTTCTTTCCCCCGCAGCGATTTAAATTAGGCAATATTTTACAGAAAAAGGAACTTTGTTAAGGGCCAAGAACTTtaatatgaaaatgaaaattcactTTAGTTTAGATAAACAACTTTTGACGGAACGAGCGTACTAATATTGCATGTAAGGCACGGGTGATTCAATTTAACCGCTTGTGTAAACTAAGCAAGAGACTAGAgctgaaatcactttttgtgTCTTCTAAATCCTGTTTTTACCATAGTTTTGAAGGATCGCAGCAAAGtctttttttgcaaaatgaACTCAACCTCTGGGATTCTTGGTAGTGAAAACCTCGCTTTGAACACTTCTAACAGCAAAGAGGTTGTCACATATTGCCAGagtttttcactgaaaacaaccgacattgtttttgctttagTTATTTGTAGTGTAGTTACTGTTGGTGGGTCTTTTGGCAATGTTGTCGTCGTTCTTGTCATAAGGCGAACACAGAGCCTGAAGACGATCTGTGGTGCGTTAATCTGCAATCTTGCAATGGCCGATTTACTGGTTACAGCAATACTGATGCCTCTGATTATTTTGTCTCTAGTTCGAGGTTCTGTGCCACAGTGTTCATCGACTATGTCTGGTTCAGTTTTCATAGCGATAGGGCGGTATTCGACCACAGCGTCTCTTCTGATTTTGGCTCTACTAAGCATGGATCGCTGTTGGGCGATTGCTAGTCCCTTAGGCCGCAAATTGAGAATGACTTCCTCGAAGCTCAGAAACCTCTTGGTCTTCATATGGATCGTGTCGCCAGTAATTCCCATTTTGGACGCTTTTGGTTTTAGGTATAGCGAGTTCTTGATGCGAGTGAAAATCGCTGGTGTTGTCGTTTGCCTTTTTGCTATTGTCATGTCTGGAGTTGTCACAGTAATAAATGTTAAACATAAGTCATCTAAGATACGCAATCTACAGGGAAGTGAAAGGAAAAGCCAAGTATCTGCTGGCCTGGCAAAACGAGACAAACAAGTCGCCAAGACTATTGCTTTAGTagtctttctttttt
Above is a window of Montipora capricornis isolate CH-2021 chromosome 6, ASM3666992v2, whole genome shotgun sequence DNA encoding:
- the LOC138050553 gene encoding alpha-1A adrenergic receptor-like, with product MNSTSGILGSENLALNTSNSKEVVTYCQSFSLKTTDIVFALVICSVVTVGGSFGNVVVVLVIRRTQSLKTICGALICNLAMADLLVTAILMPLIILSLVRGSVPQCSSTMSGSVFIAIGRYSTTASLLILALLSMDRCWAIASPLGRKLRMTSSKLRNLLVFIWIVSPVIPILDAFGFRYSEFLMRVKIAGVVVCLFAIVMSGVVTVINVKHKSSKIRNLQGSERKSQVSAGLAKRDKQVAKTIALVVFLFSLCWVPILIITAIFPDRYTKLHFWTGFLSLANSALNPCIYFYRQQNYRQAFREIIRPDTLSTVLTQYKTQRNQFR